A window of Onychostoma macrolepis isolate SWU-2019 chromosome 01, ASM1243209v1, whole genome shotgun sequence contains these coding sequences:
- the rab1aa gene encoding RAB1A, member RAS oncogene family a, which produces MNPEYDYLFKLLLIGDSGVGKSCLLLRFADDTYTESYISTIGVDFKIRTIELDGKTIKLQIWDTAGQERFRTITSSYYRGAHGIIVVYDVTDQESFNNVKQWLQEIDRYASENVNKLLVGNKCDLTTKKVVEYTAAKEFADSLGIPFLETSAKSSNNVEQAFMTMAAEIKRRMGPGATAGGSEKSNVKIQSTPVKMSTGGCC; this is translated from the exons TGATTACCTGTTCAAGCTCCTGCTGATCGGAGACTCTGGTGTGGGGAAGTCCTGTCTTCTGCTGCGTTTCGCT GACGACACGTATACAGAGAGCTACATCAGCACGATCGGAGTGGACTTCAAAATCAGGACGATAGAGCTCGACGGAAAGACCATCAAACTACAGATC TGGGACACGGCCGGTCAGGAGCGGTTTCGCACCATCACGTCCAGCTACTACAGAGGAGCTCACGGGATCATCGTTGTTTACGATGTCACGGATCAG GAGTCCTTCAACAACGTCAAACAGTGGCTTCAGGAGATCGATCGCTACGCTAGTGAAAACGTCAACAAGCTCCTGGTGGGAAACAAGTGTGATCTGACCACTAAGAAAGTTGTGGAGTACACAGCGGCGAAG GAGTTTGCGGACTCTCTTGGCATCCCGTTCCTGGAGACGAGTGCGAAGAGCTCCAATAATGTGGAACAGGCCTTCATGACCATGGCAGCGGAGATCAAGAGGAGAATGGGCCCCGGGGCCACTGCGGGAGGCTCCGAGAAATCCAACGTCAAGATTCAGAGCACGCCGGTCAAGATGTCCACCGGAGGATGCTGCTGA